Proteins co-encoded in one Armatimonadota bacterium genomic window:
- the flgE gene encoding flagellar hook protein FlgE, with translation MFQAMFSSISSIKAHQVRMGVVGNNIANINTTGFKSGRVTFQEMLSQTLRGASRPIEGGLGGTNPMQVGLGTQVGSIDTILEQGSLQATNRVTDLAIQGNGFFVVSNGKRVAFTRDGNFDIDANGTLVHKATGEKLVGWMPNAEGVIDTNEPLGAHSVIVIPVGKTIAGQASTSASFKGNLQLDGTSWTTSIMLYDAVGAPVDLRLQFTRSTSTPPSTPWELRYSVDGGRSWTTIGNVEFDAEGRIIGGANPTMTFTPPDSGAPDMTVSIDLSRLTQLATSSTVEPIAQNGYPPGTLEQLTVSPDGTINGVFSNGLNLPVARVAMAVFNNPGGLERAGNNLFRESVNSGVANIGTAQTGGRGSISSGYLEMSNADIGNEFTNLIVTQRGFQANTRIVSTVDEMMQDVLQMKR, from the coding sequence ATGTTTCAGGCGATGTTCTCCAGCATCTCCAGCATCAAAGCGCACCAGGTGCGCATGGGTGTGGTCGGAAACAATATCGCCAATATTAATACCACCGGCTTCAAGTCGGGAAGGGTCACCTTCCAGGAGATGCTCTCGCAGACACTGCGAGGAGCCAGCAGACCCATAGAAGGCGGTCTGGGAGGCACCAACCCGATGCAAGTGGGACTGGGCACGCAGGTGGGGAGCATCGACACCATTCTGGAGCAGGGAAGCCTGCAAGCCACCAACCGGGTGACCGACCTGGCGATTCAGGGCAATGGGTTCTTCGTGGTCAGCAACGGCAAGCGCGTTGCCTTCACGCGCGACGGTAACTTCGATATCGATGCCAACGGCACACTGGTACACAAAGCAACCGGCGAGAAGCTGGTCGGATGGATGCCCAACGCCGAAGGCGTCATTGACACCAACGAACCGCTGGGAGCTCACTCCGTCATCGTCATTCCGGTCGGCAAAACCATCGCCGGACAAGCCTCTACCAGCGCCAGTTTCAAAGGCAATCTGCAGCTGGACGGCACCAGCTGGACCACCAGCATCATGCTGTACGACGCTGTGGGGGCGCCTGTAGACCTGCGACTACAGTTCACCCGTTCTACCAGTACTCCCCCCAGCACACCATGGGAGCTACGCTACTCTGTGGACGGCGGCAGGTCCTGGACAACGATAGGTAACGTCGAGTTCGACGCGGAGGGACGTATTATCGGTGGCGCCAACCCCACCATGACTTTTACACCACCCGATAGCGGTGCACCGGACATGACGGTATCCATCGACCTGTCCCGCCTCACCCAGCTGGCTACCAGTTCCACTGTGGAACCCATCGCGCAGAACGGCTATCCGCCGGGCACACTAGAGCAGCTGACCGTCTCGCCCGACGGCACCATCAACGGCGTGTTCAGCAACGGTCTGAACCTGCCTGTCGCCCGCGTCGCGATGGCGGTGTTTAACAACCCCGGAGGTCTGGAACGAGCGGGCAACAACCTGTTCCGCGAGTCGGTGAACTCCGGAGTTGCCAACATCGGCACCGCGCAAACGGGTGGACGTGGCTCTATCAGCTCCGGTTATCTGGAGATGTCCAACGCGGACATCGGTAACGAGTTCACCAACCTGATAGTCACCCAGCGCGGTTTTCAGGCGAACACGCGCATCGTCAGCACCGTTGATGAGATGATGCAGGACGTACTGCAGATGAAGCGGTAG
- a CDS encoding chemotaxis protein MotB: protein MTRARRSTRRHESIDRWLITYADMITLLVALFIMLYSMSAVNQEKFGALAQSMRREFQALPEHQGGKIIGTGQIVDPLEQQASQLQQFLQQSGLQTQVRVRHEERGLVISLLSDGTLFDLGSADLKPSARQVLDRVAQVLRAVPNPVLIEGHTDNLPIRTAQYPSNWELSAARAARVLRYLVQKGGIPAYRLIAVGYADTRPLVPNDSPANRAQNRRVDIAVLKTSQNALRFGSR from the coding sequence ATGACCAGAGCACGAAGGAGCACGAGGCGGCATGAAAGCATAGACCGCTGGCTCATTACCTACGCCGATATGATTACCCTGCTGGTGGCGTTGTTCATCATGCTCTACTCGATGTCGGCGGTCAATCAGGAGAAGTTCGGCGCGCTAGCGCAATCTATGCGGCGCGAGTTTCAGGCTCTGCCCGAACACCAGGGGGGCAAGATTATCGGCACAGGGCAGATTGTAGACCCTCTGGAGCAACAGGCGTCGCAACTGCAGCAGTTCTTGCAGCAGAGTGGATTGCAGACACAGGTGCGCGTGCGCCATGAAGAGCGAGGGCTGGTGATTTCACTGCTCAGCGATGGGACGTTGTTTGACCTGGGCAGTGCAGACCTCAAACCCTCCGCCCGGCAGGTGCTGGACCGCGTGGCTCAGGTGCTGCGTGCAGTGCCGAACCCTGTGCTCATTGAAGGGCATACGGACAACCTGCCCATTCGCACCGCGCAATACCCCTCCAACTGGGAGCTTTCGGCAGCACGTGCCGCGCGGGTACTGCGCTATCTGGTGCAAAAAGGCGGTATCCCTGCCTATCGGCTGATCGCCGTGGGCTATGCGGACACGCGCCCCCTGGTGCCCAATGACTCGCCAGCCAACCGTGCCCAGAACCGTCGGGTGGACATCGCCGTCCTCAAAACCTCGCAGAACGCTCTAAGATTCGGTTCGCGCTAA
- a CDS encoding site-determining protein: MTVVPDQAFGLRRLISQRPADGVLGITPGLRMGTWVISVVSGTPESGKTTLATNLSALLGQTGRHVVLLDGNVGALTCSRLLGTEPRYSLEDLFAERRDLPEILVSGAAGIRVLPGATRILALKRLPAQGQRDIIERLRSLEVLADVVLIDTGHPESTDTLAYALSSDMVLAIALPQRESLLRTYSLVKRLLLQRADLQVGWVMNRCVSPTQAQKIGAQVEQLLSRQFSGRVRMMGSIVEDNYVNAAAEQNACFWLCSPDSAAAKGLSALAAEVRSRIMPHPGAGRGLHAFLARLSDHLRPPALLPIPKEEEQPWLVA; the protein is encoded by the coding sequence GTGACTGTTGTTCCTGATCAGGCATTTGGGCTTCGGAGGCTTATCTCGCAACGCCCTGCGGACGGCGTGCTGGGCATTACGCCCGGTTTGCGCATGGGCACGTGGGTGATTAGCGTGGTGAGCGGCACGCCGGAGTCAGGCAAAACCACCCTTGCCACGAACCTCTCCGCTCTGCTGGGGCAGACAGGGCGCCACGTGGTGTTGCTGGACGGCAACGTGGGAGCGCTCACCTGTAGCCGTCTACTAGGAACGGAGCCTCGCTATTCCCTCGAAGACCTGTTCGCCGAAAGGCGCGACCTGCCGGAGATCCTGGTGTCTGGCGCAGCAGGTATCCGTGTGCTGCCGGGAGCAACACGCATCCTCGCTCTCAAACGCCTCCCCGCTCAGGGACAGCGCGATATCATCGAGCGCCTGCGCAGTCTGGAAGTGCTGGCGGATGTGGTTCTCATCGACACAGGTCACCCGGAGTCTACCGATACGCTGGCATACGCGCTGTCCTCGGATATGGTGCTGGCGATAGCCCTGCCGCAACGGGAAAGTCTGTTGCGCACGTATAGTCTGGTGAAGCGGCTGCTTCTCCAGCGTGCGGACCTGCAGGTCGGCTGGGTGATGAACCGGTGTGTCTCGCCCACTCAGGCGCAGAAGATAGGCGCACAGGTCGAGCAGCTGCTCTCCAGGCAGTTTTCGGGAAGAGTGCGAATGATGGGCAGTATTGTGGAAGATAATTATGTGAACGCAGCAGCGGAGCAGAATGCCTGTTTCTGGCTTTGCTCGCCCGACAGCGCAGCGGCGAAGGGATTGTCCGCTCTGGCAGCAGAGGTTCGTTCTCGAATCATGCCACATCCCGGCGCGGGCAGAGGGCTCCATGCGTTCTTAGCGCGGCTTTCGGACCATCTGCGCCCACCTGCTCTGCTGCCCATACCGAAAGAGGAGGAACAACCATGGCTCGTAGCTTGA
- a CDS encoding ABC transporter substrate-binding protein, with translation MKYVFLTTFWVLVMLSVVAWRIQPENTAQGKIPLVWVSDDNPARREQIALFNRLHPEYDLRLDPSNTGMEKVIVQSLAGVGPDIFDCYDGFQLSAYVRSGIAWDVTEELKKAGIDVQNEVWRAVHPNIIHEGRVYGFPTNAAVNAIWFHKDIFEKYGVPYPKGPWTWEQFLEVAKKLTIRDKNGRPVQFGFLMDWWNWYHFVLQWGGRLYTPDGTRCIIDSPQAIAAVQFMQDLVYKHKVMPSPVEEAAMATQGGWGSGTITWFGAKKGAMALGGRWWLCTLRSYQGLKLGAVESPHGPYRVFRGYGRASLINRNSPRRQHALKFLLYLASKEYNELINHQADALAPVKRYSYTEKYLHDPAFPEEDFNAVWRDAMNYAVPDEISPFVNGQAVQRILNKQLDLVKSGQKSAADALRAAARLINEEIQKTVQRDPELRRRYEALVQARKS, from the coding sequence ATGAAATACGTCTTCCTCACAACCTTTTGGGTGCTGGTGATGCTCTCGGTGGTGGCATGGCGCATCCAGCCTGAAAACACCGCGCAGGGCAAAATCCCGCTGGTGTGGGTGAGCGATGACAACCCCGCCCGCCGCGAGCAGATTGCGCTGTTCAACCGTTTGCACCCGGAATACGACCTGCGCCTGGACCCCAGCAACACGGGCATGGAAAAGGTGATCGTGCAGTCGCTGGCGGGCGTGGGACCGGATATTTTCGACTGCTACGACGGATTCCAGCTCTCCGCCTACGTGCGCTCCGGCATCGCGTGGGATGTAACTGAGGAACTGAAAAAGGCGGGCATCGATGTGCAGAACGAGGTGTGGAGGGCGGTGCATCCCAACATTATCCACGAAGGGCGCGTGTACGGCTTTCCTACCAACGCGGCGGTGAACGCGATATGGTTCCACAAGGACATTTTCGAGAAGTACGGTGTGCCTTACCCTAAAGGACCCTGGACGTGGGAACAGTTTTTAGAGGTGGCGAAAAAGCTCACCATCCGCGACAAGAACGGCAGACCGGTACAGTTTGGCTTCCTGATGGACTGGTGGAACTGGTACCACTTCGTGTTGCAGTGGGGAGGCAGGCTGTATACACCCGACGGCACACGATGCATCATCGATAGCCCCCAAGCCATCGCGGCGGTGCAGTTCATGCAAGACCTGGTATACAAGCACAAGGTAATGCCCAGTCCGGTAGAAGAGGCGGCGATGGCGACACAGGGTGGCTGGGGGTCGGGCACGATTACGTGGTTTGGCGCGAAGAAGGGGGCGATGGCGCTGGGCGGCAGGTGGTGGCTGTGCACCCTGCGCAGCTATCAGGGGTTGAAGCTGGGCGCGGTGGAGTCGCCGCATGGACCCTACCGTGTGTTTCGGGGTTACGGACGCGCCTCACTGATAAACCGCAACAGTCCCCGCCGCCAGCACGCGCTGAAGTTCCTGCTGTACCTGGCAAGCAAGGAGTACAACGAACTCATTAACCACCAGGCAGACGCCCTTGCGCCGGTGAAGAGGTATTCCTACACCGAGAAATACCTGCACGACCCTGCCTTCCCCGAAGAGGATTTCAACGCGGTGTGGCGCGACGCGATGAACTACGCCGTACCGGATGAGATTAGCCCCTTCGTGAACGGGCAGGCGGTACAGCGCATCCTGAACAAGCAGTTAGACCTGGTGAAATCGGGGCAGAAGTCAGCGGCAGATGCCCTGCGCGCCGCTGCGCGCCTGATTAACGAAGAGATTCAGAAAACGGTTCAACGCGACCCAGAACTGCGCAGGCGGTACGAGGCGCTGGTGCAGGCGAGGAAAAGTTGA
- a CDS encoding motility protein A: MLTGYRRNNTRGSKTDTITLGGLLLGVGCLVAALWLEGGHLQQLVNVPAAMIVLGGTFGATLIGLSAHQLRDLPHILRQALVSPAFDITQTIRWLVALSDKARREGLLALESDANAASDEFLKRALQLAIDGTDPELVRDILQLEITFLEERHRQGEQIFVSMGGYAPTMGVLGTVMGLIHMMSRIENPSQMGPAIATAFVATLYGVGFANLFFLPIATKLRARHAEEVLLREVIVEGVLAIQSGENPRIVEQRLRAFLSGRQKRALPPLRWHTHDDQSTKEHEAA, from the coding sequence ATGCTTACGGGCTATCGCCGAAATAACACCCGAGGCTCCAAGACGGATACCATCACTCTTGGTGGATTGCTTCTTGGCGTCGGCTGTCTGGTCGCTGCCCTCTGGCTGGAAGGCGGACATCTGCAGCAGCTGGTGAACGTGCCCGCAGCAATGATCGTGCTGGGAGGCACCTTTGGCGCCACCCTGATCGGTCTCAGCGCCCATCAGCTGCGCGACCTGCCCCATATTCTGCGGCAGGCTCTGGTCAGTCCAGCGTTTGACATCACCCAAACCATTCGCTGGCTGGTAGCCCTGTCAGATAAAGCGAGGCGCGAGGGGCTGCTCGCGCTGGAATCCGACGCGAACGCCGCGTCGGACGAGTTCCTCAAGCGTGCTCTGCAGCTGGCAATAGACGGTACCGACCCCGAGCTGGTTCGCGACATCCTGCAACTGGAGATTACCTTCCTGGAGGAACGACACCGTCAGGGCGAACAGATTTTCGTCAGCATGGGCGGTTACGCGCCTACCATGGGCGTGCTGGGCACGGTCATGGGGCTGATCCACATGATGTCTCGTATCGAAAACCCCAGCCAGATGGGTCCTGCTATCGCCACCGCCTTTGTAGCTACACTCTATGGCGTGGGCTTTGCCAATCTGTTCTTCCTGCCTATCGCCACCAAACTGCGCGCTCGCCATGCGGAGGAAGTGCTCCTGCGTGAGGTCATCGTGGAAGGCGTTCTGGCGATTCAATCGGGAGAAAACCCGCGCATTGTGGAACAACGTTTACGGGCGTTTCTCTCGGGACGACAGAAGCGTGCCCTACCCCCGTTGAGGTGGCACACGCACGATGACCAGAGCACGAAGGAGCACGAGGCGGCATGA
- the anmK gene encoding anhydro-N-acetylmuramic acid kinase — translation MTHPESAGMVLGLMSGTSMDGIDAALVRIHEANDRFQVETLAFRTTPYPPDVQAALWRTIRGETAVAEICHLNFWLGELFAEAALQLMQQANVAPEKLLCIASHGQTVWHQPEPIEWQGRAIRSTLQIGEPAVIAERTGVPVVGDFRVADVAAGGQGAPLVPYVDYLLFRHPEEGRILLNIGGIANLTAIPANASPEEVIAFDTGPGNVLINVAMEIASGGKYRYDPEGSFAQRYPVREQWLNELLQHPYFTQPPPKSTGRETFGEAMVRKLLRRYKISQAELLVPTLTELTARTIADGIRRFVFPRTQAVRLIVSGGGVHNRTLLKRLRELLPELQVETSDSYGIHPDAKEAVAFAVLGYQRMRGCTNNLPSATGARRAVVMGKLCLP, via the coding sequence ATGACACACCCCGAATCTGCTGGCATGGTTCTCGGTTTGATGTCTGGCACCAGCATGGACGGCATCGACGCCGCGCTGGTTCGCATTCACGAGGCAAACGACCGTTTTCAGGTGGAGACGCTGGCGTTCCGCACCACACCCTATCCCCCCGACGTACAGGCGGCATTGTGGCGCACCATTCGCGGCGAGACGGCAGTCGCCGAAATCTGCCACCTGAACTTCTGGTTGGGCGAGCTGTTTGCCGAAGCTGCTCTGCAGCTGATGCAGCAAGCGAATGTGGCTCCCGAAAAGCTACTCTGCATCGCCTCGCATGGGCAGACCGTGTGGCACCAGCCGGAGCCGATAGAGTGGCAGGGAAGGGCTATCCGCTCCACCCTGCAAATCGGTGAGCCAGCAGTCATCGCCGAGCGCACCGGAGTTCCTGTCGTTGGAGACTTTCGCGTGGCGGATGTCGCGGCAGGTGGTCAGGGGGCACCGTTAGTCCCTTACGTAGACTATCTGTTGTTCCGACATCCCGAAGAGGGGCGCATTTTGCTCAACATCGGCGGCATCGCCAATCTGACCGCCATTCCGGCGAACGCTTCGCCGGAAGAGGTGATCGCTTTCGACACAGGACCCGGTAACGTGCTGATCAACGTGGCGATGGAGATTGCCAGCGGAGGCAAATACCGCTATGACCCTGAAGGCTCCTTCGCCCAGCGATACCCGGTGCGCGAGCAATGGCTCAACGAGTTACTACAACATCCCTATTTTACGCAGCCTCCGCCCAAATCCACCGGACGCGAGACCTTTGGTGAGGCGATGGTGCGCAAACTGCTGCGCCGCTACAAAATTTCTCAAGCCGAGTTGCTGGTGCCCACGCTCACCGAGCTCACTGCTCGCACGATCGCCGACGGCATCCGTCGCTTCGTGTTCCCCAGGACGCAGGCGGTGCGGTTGATTGTGTCGGGGGGAGGGGTGCATAACCGCACGCTCCTGAAACGATTGCGGGAACTGCTCCCCGAACTGCAGGTGGAGACCAGCGACAGCTATGGCATCCATCCTGACGCCAAGGAGGCGGTGGCTTTTGCGGTGTTAGGCTACCAGCGGATGCGTGGATGCACCAATAACCTGCCCTCTGCCACAGGGGCTCGGCGCGCCGTGGTGATGGGAAAACTCTGCCTGCCTTAG
- the fliL gene encoding flagellar protein FliL, whose amino-acid sequence MAAKKAGTEGASGGGKSKTIIFLVVGVVVGAVIALGASTVILGKNKGEKKEEKTLPEHTIELEEFVVNLADGSHYAKVSIALGLEKPLGAGEEGKLAPSLLAPIRDTVITVLSSKTMSQLTQSEGKEKLKEELKEKLNSLLGKEAVKEVYFTSLTLQ is encoded by the coding sequence ATGGCAGCAAAGAAAGCAGGTACAGAAGGTGCTTCTGGGGGAGGAAAGAGCAAGACCATCATCTTCCTGGTCGTCGGCGTGGTCGTCGGAGCGGTGATAGCCCTCGGAGCCAGTACGGTGATCCTCGGCAAGAACAAAGGGGAGAAGAAAGAGGAGAAAACCCTTCCGGAGCACACCATCGAACTGGAGGAGTTCGTGGTGAACCTCGCCGACGGCTCGCACTACGCGAAGGTGTCCATCGCGCTGGGGCTGGAGAAACCGCTGGGGGCAGGAGAAGAGGGCAAACTGGCTCCCAGCCTGCTCGCACCCATCCGCGACACGGTGATTACTGTGCTCTCCAGCAAAACCATGAGCCAGCTCACCCAGAGCGAAGGCAAAGAAAAGCTCAAAGAGGAGCTGAAGGAGAAACTCAACAGCCTGCTGGGCAAGGAGGCGGTGAAGGAAGTATACTTTACCTCTCTGACCCTGCAATAG
- a CDS encoding flagellar protein FlbD: protein MIKVTRLNHSEIVLNAELIETVEATPDTVITLTNGKKLVVSEEVDEIIRRVMEYRRHAYGLSPK, encoded by the coding sequence ATGATTAAAGTGACCAGGCTCAACCACTCGGAGATTGTGCTCAATGCCGAGTTGATCGAAACGGTGGAAGCAACGCCGGACACTGTCATCACACTGACCAACGGCAAAAAGCTGGTGGTCAGCGAGGAGGTAGACGAAATCATCCGACGGGTCATGGAGTATCGTCGTCATGCTTACGGGCTATCGCCGAAATAA
- the fliM gene encoding flagellar motor switch protein FliM, which yields MVEILSQEEIEALLASLSGSEEVAASAPTGAPTAATPPVGGGKADRRAPIAYEVYDFRRPDKFSKDQLRTMQMLHETFARLFSSTLSAYLRAPVHIDLISVEQIPYDEYIRAITSSLINIFSMQPLSGQALLEIEFDIIISMIDRLLGGPGTVVKRSQPALTDIERPLVENVVDRALGSLRTAWEGIVSFTPVREGMETSAQFVQIVPPNDIVVSILFEIRVGETHGAMSLCIPYLLLKPILSKLSAQRWFSGSKRAPSQHAVLIAQQIQQTRVPLVAVLGSTRLMLRQILDLKEGDVVLLTRRTHEPIDIMVGNRVKFRARPGLRGKQVVVQIESIVTNHAAGKTKSSASSA from the coding sequence ATGGTGGAAATTCTGTCCCAAGAAGAGATAGAGGCTCTTCTGGCATCGCTGAGCGGTTCCGAAGAGGTCGCAGCGTCTGCCCCGACAGGCGCTCCTACAGCTGCCACTCCCCCCGTGGGTGGTGGAAAGGCGGACCGACGCGCTCCGATTGCCTATGAGGTGTACGACTTCCGCCGCCCCGACAAGTTCTCTAAGGACCAGCTGCGCACGATGCAGATGCTGCATGAGACCTTTGCGCGTCTGTTTTCGTCCACCCTCTCCGCATACCTGCGTGCACCGGTGCATATCGACCTGATCTCGGTAGAACAAATCCCTTACGATGAGTACATCCGCGCCATCACCAGCAGCCTCATCAATATCTTCAGCATGCAACCTCTGTCGGGGCAGGCGTTGCTGGAGATAGAGTTCGACATCATCATCAGCATGATAGACCGCCTGTTGGGCGGACCCGGCACAGTGGTGAAACGCTCTCAGCCTGCACTCACCGATATCGAGCGACCGCTGGTGGAGAACGTGGTGGACCGCGCCCTGGGCTCTCTACGCACCGCTTGGGAAGGTATTGTGAGTTTCACACCGGTACGCGAGGGGATGGAGACCAGCGCACAGTTCGTGCAGATTGTACCGCCCAACGATATTGTGGTCTCTATTCTGTTTGAAATCCGCGTGGGTGAGACACATGGAGCAATGAGCCTGTGTATTCCCTATCTGCTGCTCAAGCCCATCCTGTCCAAGCTCAGCGCACAGCGCTGGTTCTCCGGCAGCAAACGTGCTCCCTCGCAACACGCCGTGCTCATTGCCCAGCAGATTCAGCAAACGCGCGTACCACTGGTGGCGGTGCTGGGCAGCACCCGTCTGATGTTACGGCAGATACTGGACCTGAAGGAAGGCGATGTCGTGCTGTTGACGCGGCGTACCCACGAACCGATTGACATCATGGTGGGCAACCGGGTGAAGTTTCGGGCACGCCCGGGCTTGCGCGGCAAGCAGGTCGTCGTGCAGATAGAGAGCATCGTGACCAACCATGCTGCCGGAAAAACGAAATCATCCGCGTCATCTGCCTGA
- the glgA gene encoding glycogen synthase, whose translation MARSLKVLIVSAEVAPLAKVGGLADVAGALPKALRALGHDVRIAMPCYRMIEKNPDYPVRTIIKSLPVPINPMTTEEATIRRTRLKDGTPVYLVGHPRYFTEATESKKIYALEPEPYIFFDRTIPLMLEELDWMPDIIHANDWHTGFVPVYIRILHAHQPEWQQVGLVFTIHNLAYQGEFGYELLWKAGLPEWLFHYERLEFYGKVNFLKGGIVYSDMVNTVSKTYAKEIQTPEYGCRMEGLLQYIASLGRLEGIVNGIDYEEYNPATDPRIPAHYSAEDPSGKAKCKEALQKECGFTVAPNAPVLGMITRLADQKGLDLIAPIAEQILKLGFQFVVLGTGDPRYEELFQQLAKEHPEQMRAFIGFDPDLAQRIYAGSDMFLMPSRFEPCGLGQLMALRYGTIPIVRKTGGLADTITDFSPRTGKGNGFVFEPYDPAELLKAIQRALKIYQRPEAWRKLVDTALRSDYSWNRAAGEYAELYLRALELRKAVLEAA comes from the coding sequence ATGGCTCGTAGCTTGAAGGTGTTGATTGTTTCCGCAGAGGTTGCTCCGCTGGCGAAGGTCGGCGGACTGGCGGACGTGGCGGGCGCGTTGCCCAAAGCACTGCGTGCACTGGGACACGATGTGCGCATCGCGATGCCCTGCTACCGGATGATTGAGAAAAACCCCGACTATCCGGTGCGCACGATCATCAAAAGCCTGCCGGTGCCTATCAACCCCATGACCACTGAAGAGGCGACGATCCGACGCACCCGATTGAAGGATGGCACACCGGTCTATCTCGTCGGTCACCCCCGGTACTTCACCGAAGCCACCGAGTCGAAAAAGATTTATGCCCTGGAACCCGAACCCTACATTTTCTTTGACCGCACCATTCCGCTGATGCTGGAAGAGCTGGACTGGATGCCCGACATCATCCATGCGAATGACTGGCATACGGGGTTTGTGCCGGTGTACATCCGCATCCTCCATGCGCACCAGCCGGAGTGGCAGCAGGTAGGGTTGGTCTTCACCATCCACAATCTGGCATACCAGGGCGAGTTCGGGTACGAGCTGCTGTGGAAGGCAGGCTTGCCGGAGTGGCTGTTCCATTACGAGCGGCTGGAGTTCTACGGCAAGGTGAACTTCCTCAAAGGCGGTATCGTCTACTCCGATATGGTCAACACTGTCAGCAAGACCTACGCGAAGGAGATTCAGACGCCTGAATACGGCTGTCGGATGGAAGGGCTACTGCAGTATATCGCCTCACTGGGCAGGCTGGAGGGCATCGTCAACGGCATCGACTACGAAGAATACAACCCTGCCACCGACCCGCGCATCCCTGCCCATTACAGTGCAGAGGACCCCTCGGGCAAGGCGAAATGCAAAGAGGCTTTGCAGAAAGAGTGCGGGTTCACCGTTGCTCCAAACGCACCTGTGCTCGGGATGATTACCCGCCTGGCAGACCAGAAGGGGCTGGACCTTATCGCTCCTATCGCGGAGCAGATACTGAAGCTGGGATTTCAGTTCGTGGTGCTGGGCACGGGCGATCCGCGCTATGAGGAGCTCTTCCAACAGCTGGCGAAGGAACATCCCGAACAGATGCGCGCCTTCATCGGCTTTGACCCCGACCTGGCTCAACGCATCTACGCGGGCAGTGATATGTTCCTGATGCCCTCGCGCTTCGAGCCGTGTGGGTTGGGGCAGCTGATGGCACTGCGGTATGGCACCATTCCCATCGTGCGCAAAACGGGCGGACTGGCAGATACCATCACCGACTTTTCGCCACGCACGGGCAAAGGCAACGGTTTCGTGTTTGAGCCGTATGACCCGGCGGAACTGTTGAAGGCTATCCAGCGTGCGCTCAAGATATATCAGCGACCAGAGGCGTGGCGCAAGCTGGTGGATACCGCCCTGCGCTCGGATTACTCCTGGAATCGCGCAGCCGGGGAGTATGCTGAACTGTACTTGCGCGCCTTGGAACTGCGCAAAGCCGTTCTGGAGGCGGCGTAG
- the whiG gene encoding RNA polymerase sigma factor WhiG, whose protein sequence is MPAAEMDRAWERYKRYGDPQARNQIIERYAYLVKITAGRVVSSLPPTLDREDLVSAGIMGLIKAVDQFDPSRQVKFETYAIALIRGAILELLRSEDWVPRSVRDRVKNLERTYSALESRLGRPPTEEEISHELGIDIEDYHQLLCDAGRTNLLSLDDLILGTQDTGEKLHIADVLSDTTADPIAEVEQREMRRLLAEAIDRLPERERLVIALYYYEGLTFREIGRVLGVSESRVYQLHTQAVLRLRNYLQRDAGMF, encoded by the coding sequence ATGCCGGCAGCGGAGATGGACAGAGCGTGGGAGCGCTATAAGCGATATGGCGACCCCCAGGCGCGAAACCAGATTATCGAACGCTATGCCTATCTGGTGAAAATCACCGCAGGACGTGTGGTGAGCTCGCTTCCACCTACGCTGGACCGCGAGGACCTGGTGAGCGCGGGCATCATGGGGCTGATTAAAGCGGTGGACCAGTTTGACCCCTCTCGCCAGGTCAAGTTCGAAACCTACGCGATTGCGCTCATTCGAGGGGCGATTCTGGAACTGCTGCGCTCGGAAGACTGGGTGCCCCGCTCTGTACGCGACCGCGTGAAGAATCTGGAACGCACCTACTCCGCGCTGGAATCTCGTCTCGGGCGACCACCTACCGAAGAGGAAATCAGCCACGAACTGGGTATCGATATAGAAGATTACCACCAGTTGCTCTGCGATGCGGGACGCACCAACTTGCTTTCCCTGGACGACCTGATTCTGGGCACACAGGACACCGGCGAGAAGCTGCATATTGCCGATGTGCTCTCGGATACCACCGCCGACCCCATTGCCGAAGTGGAACAGCGCGAGATGCGCCGACTGCTGGCGGAGGCTATTGACCGCCTGCCCGAACGCGAACGGCTGGTGATCGCTCTATACTACTATGAAGGCTTGACCTTCCGTGAAATCGGCAGGGTGCTGGGGGTCTCCGAATCGCGCGTGTATCAGCTGCACACGCAAGCGGTACTGCGCCTCCGCAACTATCTGCAACGCGACGCAGGCATGTTCTGA